One genomic window of Scatophagus argus isolate fScaArg1 chromosome 16, fScaArg1.pri, whole genome shotgun sequence includes the following:
- the LOC124073062 gene encoding TOM1-like protein 2 isoform X3: MEFLLGNPYSTPVGQCIERATDGGLQTEDWTLNMEICDIINETDEGPKDAMRALKKRLCGNKNYREVMLALTVLETCVKNCGHRFHVQVANRDFIDGVLVKIISPKSNPPTIVQDKVLSLIQAWADAFRSSPDLTGVVHVYEELKRKGIEFPMADLDALSPIHTPQRGTPEVDPAMIKYLAPSSPPAGTPKPSSSPVSATQGPQMPSPITATPEQIARLRSELDVVRGNTKVMSEMLTEMVPGQEDASDLELLQELNRTCRAMQQRVVELISRVSNEEVTEELLHVNDDLNNIFLRYERYERYRSGRATQNNGTLNEATEDNLIDLGPGSPAVVTPRISSSPPPSSTTGATANPTTASLSSALAGLDVASDSVSGTLSSLSAHNQDDFDMFAQTRSSSLAEQRKNVKYEDPQALGGLASALDVRQQNTGGKGDTTEEGVTSEEFDKFLEERAKAADSLPSPPGANPAHPARAPGSSHKKAERTEDALFAL, from the exons GCCAAAAGATGCCATGCGGGCCCTGAAGAAGAGACTCTGTGGCAACAAGAACTACAGAGAAGTGATGCTGGCGCTAACC gttttGGAAACATGTGTGAAGAACTGCGGTCACAGGTTTCATGTCCAGGTGGCCAACAGAGATTTCATTGACGGTGTGTTGGTCAAAATCATCTCCCCCAAATCAAACCCCCCAACCATCGTTCAAGACAAAGTGCTGTCACTCATACAG GCCTGGGCTGATGCCTTCAGAAGTAGCCCTGACCTAACTGGTGTGGTCCACGTTTATGAGGAACTGAAGAGGAAAGGCATTGAATTCCCAATGGCAGACCTGGATGCATTGTCTCCCATCCACACGCCACAGAGg ggcACACCAGAGGTGGACCCAGCCATGATCAAGTACCTAGCTCCTTCCTCACCTCCTGCCGGGACTCCAAAACCTTCCTCGAGCCCTGTTTCTGCCACACAGGGCCCCCAGATGCCCAGTCCCATCACCGCGACCCCTGAACAG ATCGCCCGGCTGCGCAGTGAGCTGGACGTTGTGAGAGGAAACACCAAAGTCATGTCAGAGATGCTAACAGAGATGGTTCCTGGCCAGGAGGATGCCTCTGACCTGGAATTGCTTCAG GAGCTGAACAGAACATGCAGGGCAATGCAGCAGAGAGTGGTTGAACTGATTTCACGCGTCTCTAATGAAGAAGTGACTGAAGAGCTGCTACATGTCAATGACGACCTCAACAACATTTTCCTTCGATATGAGAG GTACGAGAGGTACAGGTCGGGCAGAGCCACACAGAACAACGGG ACGCTGAATGAGGCCACAGAGGACAACCTGATAGACCTTGGCCCAGGCTCCCCTGCCGTGGTCACGCCCAGGATCTCCTCCAGCCCCCCACCCAGCTCCACCACTGGAGCCACTGCCAACCCCACCACAGCCTCGCTGTCCTCTGCATTAGCTGGTCTTG atgTGGCTTCAGACAGCGTGAGCGGTACCCTGTCCTCCCTATCAGCTCACAACCAGGATGACTTTGACATGTTTGCCCAGACCAGGAGCAGCTCTCTGGCTGAGCAGCGCAAAAA TGTAAAGTATGAGGACCCTCAGGCTCTGGGTGGACTGGCCTCAGCTTTGGATGTGAGACAACAGAACACAGGAGGG AAAGGGGATACCACAGAGGAAGGAGTGACCAGTGAAG agTTTGATAAGTTCCTGGAGGAGCGAGCCAAGGCAGCAGACTCCCTGCCATCTCCCCCAGGAGCCAACCCTGCTCACCCTGCCCGTGCCCCTGGTAGCTCCCACAAGAAGGCTGAACGGACGGAGGACGCCTTGTTTGCCTTGTAG
- the LOC124073062 gene encoding TOM1-like protein 2 isoform X2: MEFLLGNPYSTPVGQCIERATDGGLQTEDWTLNMEICDIINETDEGPKDAMRALKKRLCGNKNYREVMLALTVLETCVKNCGHRFHVQVANRDFIDGVLVKIISPKSNPPTIVQDKVLSLIQAWADAFRSSPDLTGVVHVYEELKRKGIEFPMADLDALSPIHTPQRGTPEVDPAMIKYLAPSSPPAGTPKPSSSPVSATQGPQMPSPITATPEQIARLRSELDVVRGNTKVMSEMLTEMVPGQEDASDLELLQELNRTCRAMQQRVVELISRVSNEEVTEELLHVNDDLNNIFLRYERYERYRSGRATQNNGTLNEATEDNLIDLGPGSPAVVTPRISSSPPPSSTTGATANPTTASLSSALAGLDVASDSVSGTLSSLSAHNQDDFDMFAQTRSSSLAEQRKNVKYEDPQALGGLASALDVRQQNTGGIPVSQSSVMDDIEEWLCADVKGDTTEEGVTSEEFDKFLEERAKAADSLPSPPGANPAHPARAPGSSHKKAERTEDALFAL; encoded by the exons GCCAAAAGATGCCATGCGGGCCCTGAAGAAGAGACTCTGTGGCAACAAGAACTACAGAGAAGTGATGCTGGCGCTAACC gttttGGAAACATGTGTGAAGAACTGCGGTCACAGGTTTCATGTCCAGGTGGCCAACAGAGATTTCATTGACGGTGTGTTGGTCAAAATCATCTCCCCCAAATCAAACCCCCCAACCATCGTTCAAGACAAAGTGCTGTCACTCATACAG GCCTGGGCTGATGCCTTCAGAAGTAGCCCTGACCTAACTGGTGTGGTCCACGTTTATGAGGAACTGAAGAGGAAAGGCATTGAATTCCCAATGGCAGACCTGGATGCATTGTCTCCCATCCACACGCCACAGAGg ggcACACCAGAGGTGGACCCAGCCATGATCAAGTACCTAGCTCCTTCCTCACCTCCTGCCGGGACTCCAAAACCTTCCTCGAGCCCTGTTTCTGCCACACAGGGCCCCCAGATGCCCAGTCCCATCACCGCGACCCCTGAACAG ATCGCCCGGCTGCGCAGTGAGCTGGACGTTGTGAGAGGAAACACCAAAGTCATGTCAGAGATGCTAACAGAGATGGTTCCTGGCCAGGAGGATGCCTCTGACCTGGAATTGCTTCAG GAGCTGAACAGAACATGCAGGGCAATGCAGCAGAGAGTGGTTGAACTGATTTCACGCGTCTCTAATGAAGAAGTGACTGAAGAGCTGCTACATGTCAATGACGACCTCAACAACATTTTCCTTCGATATGAGAG GTACGAGAGGTACAGGTCGGGCAGAGCCACACAGAACAACGGG ACGCTGAATGAGGCCACAGAGGACAACCTGATAGACCTTGGCCCAGGCTCCCCTGCCGTGGTCACGCCCAGGATCTCCTCCAGCCCCCCACCCAGCTCCACCACTGGAGCCACTGCCAACCCCACCACAGCCTCGCTGTCCTCTGCATTAGCTGGTCTTG atgTGGCTTCAGACAGCGTGAGCGGTACCCTGTCCTCCCTATCAGCTCACAACCAGGATGACTTTGACATGTTTGCCCAGACCAGGAGCAGCTCTCTGGCTGAGCAGCGCAAAAA TGTAAAGTATGAGGACCCTCAGGCTCTGGGTGGACTGGCCTCAGCTTTGGATGTGAGACAACAGAACACAGGAGGG ATCCCCGTATCGCAGTCCTCTGTCATGGATGACATAGAGGAGTGGCTCTGTGCTGACGTG AAAGGGGATACCACAGAGGAAGGAGTGACCAGTGAAG agTTTGATAAGTTCCTGGAGGAGCGAGCCAAGGCAGCAGACTCCCTGCCATCTCCCCCAGGAGCCAACCCTGCTCACCCTGCCCGTGCCCCTGGTAGCTCCCACAAGAAGGCTGAACGGACGGAGGACGCCTTGTTTGCCTTGTAG
- the LOC124073062 gene encoding TOM1-like protein 2 isoform X1: MEFLLGNPYSTPVGQCIERATDGGLQTEDWTLNMEICDIINETDEGPKDAMRALKKRLCGNKNYREVMLALTVLETCVKNCGHRFHVQVANRDFIDGVLVKIISPKSNPPTIVQDKVLSLIQAWADAFRSSPDLTGVVHVYEELKRKGIEFPMADLDALSPIHTPQRGTPEVDPAMIKYLAPSSPPAGTPKPSSSPVSATQGPQMPSPITATPEQIARLRSELDVVRGNTKVMSEMLTEMVPGQEDASDLELLQELNRTCRAMQQRVVELISRVSNEEVTEELLHVNDDLNNIFLRYERYERYRSGRATQNNGTLNEATEDNLIDLGPGSPAVVTPRISSSPPPSSTTGATANPTTASLSSALAGLDVASDSVSGTLSSLSAHNQDDFDMFAQTRSSSLAEQRKNVKYEDPQALGGLASALDVRQQNTGGLRVKGDDNPADQELPIDSWLITQGMIPVSQSSVMDDIEEWLCADVKGDTTEEGVTSEEFDKFLEERAKAADSLPSPPGANPAHPARAPGSSHKKAERTEDALFAL, encoded by the exons GCCAAAAGATGCCATGCGGGCCCTGAAGAAGAGACTCTGTGGCAACAAGAACTACAGAGAAGTGATGCTGGCGCTAACC gttttGGAAACATGTGTGAAGAACTGCGGTCACAGGTTTCATGTCCAGGTGGCCAACAGAGATTTCATTGACGGTGTGTTGGTCAAAATCATCTCCCCCAAATCAAACCCCCCAACCATCGTTCAAGACAAAGTGCTGTCACTCATACAG GCCTGGGCTGATGCCTTCAGAAGTAGCCCTGACCTAACTGGTGTGGTCCACGTTTATGAGGAACTGAAGAGGAAAGGCATTGAATTCCCAATGGCAGACCTGGATGCATTGTCTCCCATCCACACGCCACAGAGg ggcACACCAGAGGTGGACCCAGCCATGATCAAGTACCTAGCTCCTTCCTCACCTCCTGCCGGGACTCCAAAACCTTCCTCGAGCCCTGTTTCTGCCACACAGGGCCCCCAGATGCCCAGTCCCATCACCGCGACCCCTGAACAG ATCGCCCGGCTGCGCAGTGAGCTGGACGTTGTGAGAGGAAACACCAAAGTCATGTCAGAGATGCTAACAGAGATGGTTCCTGGCCAGGAGGATGCCTCTGACCTGGAATTGCTTCAG GAGCTGAACAGAACATGCAGGGCAATGCAGCAGAGAGTGGTTGAACTGATTTCACGCGTCTCTAATGAAGAAGTGACTGAAGAGCTGCTACATGTCAATGACGACCTCAACAACATTTTCCTTCGATATGAGAG GTACGAGAGGTACAGGTCGGGCAGAGCCACACAGAACAACGGG ACGCTGAATGAGGCCACAGAGGACAACCTGATAGACCTTGGCCCAGGCTCCCCTGCCGTGGTCACGCCCAGGATCTCCTCCAGCCCCCCACCCAGCTCCACCACTGGAGCCACTGCCAACCCCACCACAGCCTCGCTGTCCTCTGCATTAGCTGGTCTTG atgTGGCTTCAGACAGCGTGAGCGGTACCCTGTCCTCCCTATCAGCTCACAACCAGGATGACTTTGACATGTTTGCCCAGACCAGGAGCAGCTCTCTGGCTGAGCAGCGCAAAAA TGTAAAGTATGAGGACCCTCAGGCTCTGGGTGGACTGGCCTCAGCTTTGGATGTGAGACAACAGAACACAGGAGGG CTGAGGGTAAAAGGGGATGATAACCCAGCAGATCAGGAGCTGCCCATAGACAGCTGGCTTATTACCCAAGGAATG ATCCCCGTATCGCAGTCCTCTGTCATGGATGACATAGAGGAGTGGCTCTGTGCTGACGTG AAAGGGGATACCACAGAGGAAGGAGTGACCAGTGAAG agTTTGATAAGTTCCTGGAGGAGCGAGCCAAGGCAGCAGACTCCCTGCCATCTCCCCCAGGAGCCAACCCTGCTCACCCTGCCCGTGCCCCTGGTAGCTCCCACAAGAAGGCTGAACGGACGGAGGACGCCTTGTTTGCCTTGTAG